In the Bacteroidota bacterium genome, one interval contains:
- a CDS encoding outer membrane beta-barrel protein, whose product MKRIYTSLCAVAIALTITSSARAQDQSQSIRPITTKGTMAMEFAFGGLSSMQMGAVDLAQIFLPSQGEGGSTQTYLAAAGVKYYIADELALRGLLAFSTSTSGDPDPTKSSNGKDVQTLFGIGVGVEMHTHPVYAVSPYFGAQLTFATSGLTNTKNQVDRADSKDASTLATTTVETKSSGNGIGIGLLAGFDWYVTHGIAIGAEYTLGFSTSSTSETVSGTTTDYPSTTMIGIASGNIHMLVHF is encoded by the coding sequence ATGAAGCGTATTTATACATCGCTTTGTGCTGTCGCAATCGCGCTGACGATTACCTCGTCAGCGCGAGCGCAGGATCAGTCGCAGAGCATCCGTCCCATCACAACCAAAGGGACGATGGCGATGGAGTTCGCCTTCGGTGGCCTTAGTTCGATGCAGATGGGTGCTGTGGATCTGGCGCAGATCTTTCTTCCTTCACAAGGTGAAGGGGGAAGCACACAAACGTATCTGGCGGCCGCAGGCGTAAAGTACTACATCGCCGACGAACTGGCGTTGCGAGGTTTGCTTGCGTTTTCGACGTCGACCTCCGGCGATCCCGATCCGACGAAGTCTTCGAATGGGAAAGACGTTCAGACGCTCTTCGGCATCGGTGTTGGGGTTGAGATGCATACGCATCCGGTCTATGCTGTGTCGCCGTATTTTGGCGCTCAGCTAACCTTTGCCACTTCCGGGTTGACAAATACGAAGAATCAAGTCGATCGTGCCGACAGCAAGGATGCATCCACGCTGGCCACGACAACGGTCGAAACAAAGAGCAGCGGCAACGGAATCGGGATCGGCCTCCTCGCCGGTTTCGATTGGTACGTGACGCATGGTATCGCGATCGGTGCGGAGTACACCTTGGGCTTCAGTACTTCGTCGACCAGCGAAACCGTATCGGGAACGACGACGGACTATCCGTCAACGACCATGATCGGTATCGCCAGCGGCAACATCCATATGCTCGTACACTTCTAA
- a CDS encoding outer membrane beta-barrel protein codes for MSRFLLKSCLTVLVVASLVSLSRAQDDEKIVRPSTKAGSAAWEFSFGGLSTLGMASVPIANVNEGGTPIAVVGAGYKYYLSDDMALRALLGFSTSSDGDEDVTKSATGKTTNTSYGIAVGVEMHTHAVYSTSPYFGAQLAFGGASTDNKRTSGGNTTENKGSGTTFGIGVLAGFDWYFTHGLAVGAEYMLGFSSMSSSTTTSSGSTSTTTDAPSSTAIGISNAGNVHLVVHF; via the coding sequence ATGTCACGATTCCTACTGAAATCCTGTCTCACGGTACTTGTTGTTGCATCGCTTGTTAGCCTGTCGCGCGCGCAGGACGACGAAAAGATCGTCCGTCCGAGCACCAAAGCAGGTTCTGCAGCGTGGGAGTTCAGCTTCGGCGGTCTCTCGACGCTCGGGATGGCTTCGGTACCGATTGCAAACGTGAACGAAGGTGGCACCCCGATCGCGGTCGTCGGTGCAGGTTACAAGTATTATCTGTCGGACGATATGGCCTTGCGTGCATTGCTCGGCTTCTCGACCAGCAGCGATGGTGACGAGGATGTGACCAAGTCTGCGACCGGAAAGACGACGAACACCAGCTATGGTATCGCCGTCGGTGTCGAAATGCACACGCATGCGGTGTACTCGACCTCTCCGTACTTCGGCGCACAGCTTGCATTCGGCGGCGCAAGCACCGATAACAAGCGCACCAGCGGCGGCAACACCACCGAGAACAAGGGCAGCGGTACGACATTCGGTATCGGCGTATTGGCCGGTTTCGACTGGTATTTCACGCACGGACTTGCCGTCGGCGCAGAGTATATGCTCGGCTTCAGCTCGATGTCGTCGAGCACGACGACCAGCTCGGGCAGCACCAGCACGACGACCGACGCACCGTCGAGCACTGCGATCGGCATCAGCAATGCCGGCAACGTGCACCTCGTCGTACACTTCTAA
- a CDS encoding dephospho-CoA kinase, producing MRALRVGITGKIGSGKSTFSDVLREKGVEVIDTDTLAKEVMSSDPTLRAELVALLGPDTYRDGSLNTSFVASQIFSDESKRHAVESLVHPAVMLEVERRIANATAGSVVAVESAILVQTGYDELFDVLVMVWASDESVIERGVASGKFSPEDIERRLREQDYSDEIKGFADFLIENNSTKDALRSKCDTIFGIIRAMAFGVLPPEPLRSIEPSEE from the coding sequence ATGCGCGCACTTCGAGTCGGGATCACCGGAAAAATCGGCAGCGGGAAGTCCACCTTCTCCGATGTCCTGCGCGAGAAGGGAGTCGAGGTGATCGATACCGACACCCTCGCGAAGGAAGTGATGTCCTCCGACCCGACACTACGGGCAGAACTCGTTGCGCTGCTTGGTCCTGATACGTATCGCGACGGTTCACTCAATACATCCTTTGTAGCTTCACAGATATTTAGTGACGAATCGAAGCGTCATGCGGTAGAATCGCTTGTTCATCCGGCAGTGATGCTGGAGGTGGAACGACGTATCGCCAATGCAACGGCCGGAAGCGTCGTCGCAGTCGAGTCTGCAATTCTGGTTCAGACGGGGTACGATGAGCTTTTCGATGTACTGGTAATGGTTTGGGCAAGCGATGAGTCCGTCATTGAACGAGGCGTCGCAAGCGGAAAATTTAGCCCAGAGGATATCGAGCGGCGGTTGAGGGAACAAGATTATAGTGATGAAATTAAAGGGTTTGCCGACTTTCTAATAGAGAATAATTCGACAAAGGACGCACTGCGGTCCAAGTGCGATACCATTTTTGGTATAATCCGGGCGATGGCTTTCGGTGTATTACCTCCCGAGCCGTTACGCTCGATCGAGCCTTCGGAGGAATAG
- a CDS encoding DUF559 domain-containing protein yields MLRKFYNTTEHKERRRELPSNPTRAEREMWHGLRNHRSGYKFRRQHGLVP; encoded by the coding sequence ATGCTCCGCAAGTTCTACAACACGACTGAGCACAAGGAACGCCGGCGCGAACTACCCTCCAATCCTACTCGTGCCGAACGTGAGATGTGGCACGGATTACGCAACCACCGCTCCGGCTACAAATTCCGCCGTCAGCACGGACTCGTGCCGTAG
- a CDS encoding DUF559 domain-containing protein — translation MVDFNCPDFHLAVEIDGTTDESPEQQEYDLRRTAYLNANNIDVIRFTDGEVHFSVDRCVTNIIKRIEEIKRGGGGKLESTTPAPP, via the coding sequence ATCGTCGATTTCAATTGTCCCGATTTTCACCTCGCTGTCGAGATCGACGGCACAACAGATGAATCACCCGAACAACAAGAATATGATCTCCGCCGAACTGCCTACCTCAATGCAAACAATATCGATGTGATACGCTTCACCGACGGCGAAGTACACTTTAGCGTAGACAGGTGTGTGACGAATATCATCAAGCGAATCGAGGAGATCAAACGAGGGGGAGGCGGCAAGCTCGAATCAACCACCCCAGCCCCTCCTTGA
- the murA gene encoding UDP-N-acetylglucosamine 1-carboxyvinyltransferase — MDAFRIEGGKPLHGSVRVSGTKNLISKLIVASTLADSASVLTNAPLTLGETEITSDIVRSLGTKIATSTDAHGTITPHTPTFETSVIPDRFALLNRIPILLIGPLLHRSGKASVPIPGGDKIGARPVDFHINALRKMGAHIEHKDSYYHCHADSLRGEHIELKFPSVGATENIIIAATLAKGTTIIDNAAVEPEIVELIKFLQKMGAIISMGTNRRIIIEGVDRLHGAEHRIMPDRIEAASFACAAVASKGDVFIEDADQSAMLTFLNQLRRAGGDFDITNDGIRFYYTGKLKAIAIETDVHPGFMTDWQQPWVLMMTQAEGLSVIHETVYENRFGYVQELRKMGAHIELYNSCLGGGECRFTTLAYPHSAVIFGPSKLKGADIVIPDLRAGFVYLIAAAIANGTSTITGIHHVERGYENIQGKLQALGVSIERIQA, encoded by the coding sequence ATGGACGCTTTTCGCATTGAAGGTGGAAAACCCTTGCACGGCTCTGTTCGTGTGAGCGGCACGAAGAATCTGATCTCCAAACTCATCGTCGCGTCGACGCTTGCCGATTCTGCGAGCGTCCTGACGAACGCACCGCTGACGCTCGGCGAAACGGAGATCACCTCCGATATTGTCCGCTCGCTCGGCACGAAGATCGCCACGAGCACCGACGCGCACGGCACGATCACGCCGCATACTCCCACCTTCGAGACGTCCGTCATTCCCGACCGATTCGCACTGCTGAACCGCATCCCGATCCTCCTGATCGGACCGTTGCTGCATCGCAGCGGCAAGGCGAGTGTCCCGATCCCGGGTGGCGACAAGATCGGCGCGCGGCCAGTTGATTTCCATATCAACGCGCTCCGCAAGATGGGCGCGCATATCGAGCATAAGGATTCGTACTACCACTGCCACGCCGATTCGCTGCGCGGCGAACATATCGAGTTAAAATTCCCGAGCGTCGGCGCGACGGAGAACATCATCATCGCCGCGACGCTCGCCAAGGGCACGACGATCATCGACAATGCGGCCGTCGAGCCCGAGATCGTCGAACTCATCAAGTTCTTGCAGAAGATGGGCGCGATCATTTCGATGGGCACGAACCGCCGCATCATCATCGAAGGTGTCGATCGCTTGCACGGCGCCGAGCATCGCATCATGCCCGACCGCATCGAAGCGGCATCGTTCGCGTGCGCGGCCGTGGCCTCGAAAGGGGATGTGTTCATCGAAGATGCCGACCAGTCGGCGATGCTCACGTTCTTGAACCAACTTCGCCGCGCTGGTGGAGATTTTGATATTACGAACGACGGCATTCGCTTCTATTATACCGGCAAGCTCAAAGCCATCGCCATTGAGACCGACGTTCATCCCGGCTTCATGACCGACTGGCAGCAGCCGTGGGTGCTGATGATGACGCAAGCCGAAGGACTTTCGGTCATTCACGAGACGGTGTACGAGAACCGCTTCGGCTATGTGCAAGAGCTTCGCAAGATGGGCGCGCATATCGAGCTCTATAATTCCTGTCTCGGCGGGGGAGAGTGCCGCTTCACGACGCTTGCGTATCCGCACTCAGCGGTGATCTTCGGTCCGTCGAAGCTCAAAGGCGCGGATATCGTCATCCCAGATCTTCGCGCAGGGTTTGTCTATCTCATCGCCGCAGCGATCGCAAACGGCACGAGCACGATCACCGGCATTCACCACGTCGAACGTGGGTATGAGAATATTCAAGGCAAACTGCAGGCGCTCGGCGTGAGCATCGAACGGATCCAGGCCTGA
- the miaB gene encoding tRNA (N6-isopentenyl adenosine(37)-C2)-methylthiotransferase MiaB: MSQRKVYIETYGCQMNVADTEVVLSVLNQAGYTPTAELDEADLALMNTCAIRENAEDKVWNRLTHWRSLKKRKPEMVMGVLGCMAEHLRKDLLKSDKNIIDLVVGPDEYRKLPQLVESTRADGEAGIAIKLSRTETYDDILPFRAEGISAFISVMRGCDKFCTFCVVPFTRGRERSRSIASIADECKQLEGQGFREITLLGQNVNSFEDEGKDFSDLLAACAKAVPSVRIRYTTSHPQDFDQKLVDTMASYDNICKYIHLPLQSGSDRILKLMNRTYTRAHYMSIIEMIKKAMPQAALSTDIIVGFCTETLEDHLETMAVMREVEYEGAYMFNYSPRQNTKAYDTLEDDVPLEEKTRRLNQIITLQNEISTRKNLAEIGAEHTILVEGRSKKNESEWKGRTDTNKMVVFPRIDAEVGEHRRVRILRSNSATLFGELIDVKVSAHVAERGHDRGEVVYDLTPLLISTVEPNEQTGLEQPGTILPIVQ; encoded by the coding sequence ATGTCGCAACGAAAAGTCTATATCGAGACCTATGGCTGCCAGATGAATGTGGCGGATACCGAGGTCGTGCTCTCGGTGCTCAACCAGGCGGGCTATACGCCTACGGCCGAGCTCGATGAGGCTGATCTTGCCCTGATGAACACCTGCGCCATCCGCGAGAACGCGGAAGACAAAGTGTGGAACCGCCTCACCCACTGGCGCAGCCTCAAGAAGCGCAAGCCTGAGATGGTAATGGGCGTGCTGGGTTGCATGGCGGAGCATCTGCGAAAGGACCTGCTGAAGAGCGACAAGAACATCATCGATCTCGTCGTCGGCCCGGACGAATACCGCAAACTTCCGCAGCTCGTCGAATCGACCCGCGCCGATGGCGAAGCTGGCATCGCCATCAAGCTCTCTCGAACAGAGACCTACGACGACATTCTTCCCTTCCGTGCCGAAGGCATCAGCGCGTTTATCTCCGTGATGCGCGGCTGCGACAAGTTCTGTACGTTCTGCGTCGTGCCGTTCACGCGCGGCCGCGAACGCTCGCGCTCGATCGCGTCGATCGCCGACGAATGCAAGCAGCTCGAAGGGCAAGGCTTCCGCGAGATCACACTCCTCGGGCAGAACGTGAACTCGTTCGAGGACGAAGGCAAAGACTTTTCCGATCTGCTCGCCGCATGCGCAAAGGCAGTCCCCAGTGTGCGCATTCGTTACACTACAAGCCACCCGCAGGATTTCGACCAGAAGCTCGTCGATACGATGGCCTCGTACGACAACATCTGCAAGTATATCCACCTCCCATTGCAAAGCGGCTCCGATCGCATCCTGAAGCTCATGAACCGCACGTACACGCGTGCGCACTACATGAGCATCATCGAGATGATCAAGAAGGCAATGCCACAGGCCGCGCTTTCGACCGACATCATCGTCGGCTTCTGCACCGAGACGCTCGAGGATCATCTCGAGACGATGGCGGTGATGCGCGAGGTCGAGTACGAGGGTGCGTATATGTTCAACTACTCGCCGCGTCAGAACACGAAGGCGTATGACACGCTCGAAGACGACGTCCCGCTCGAAGAAAAGACACGTCGGTTGAACCAGATCATCACGTTGCAGAACGAGATCTCGACTCGCAAGAACCTTGCCGAGATCGGCGCCGAACACACCATTTTGGTCGAAGGCCGTTCGAAGAAGAACGAGTCCGAGTGGAAAGGCCGTACCGATACCAATAAGATGGTCGTCTTCCCGCGCATTGACGCCGAGGTTGGCGAACACCGCCGTGTGCGCATCCTGCGTTCGAACTCTGCGACACTCTTCGGCGAGCTCATTGATGTGAAGGTATCTGCCCATGTTGCCGAGCGCGGCCACGACCGCGGCGAAGTCGTGTATGATCTTACCCCGCTCCTGATTTCGACGGTCGAACCGAATGAGCAAACGGGCCTCGAACAGCCCGGGACGATCCTGCCGATCGTACAGTAG
- a CDS encoding TonB-dependent receptor gives MKRILLLATLALLTLATTAFAAPTEPVRSAIVVPPDSASALLSGFVKDSASGETIIGATVRVRALKRGAITNKSGYYALYLPPDEDLLLEVTSLSYKKYSQRIRLSDGEKRTLNILLAPESLQGSEVVVETDRFKDRRESPQVSTVAIRPQEVAGLPKAGEADIFRILQLMPGVQTVSEISAGLYIRGGSPDQNLILLDGSTLYNPNHFFGFFSTFNPDAIKDVELIKGGFPAQYGGRLSAVLSVTNNDGDLYNTHGTAYLGLISSRASIETPVGNGAMTFSARRTYLDAILGATGLRESLDLPNYYFYDLNGKFVQSLGDNDKIAVSGYGGLDKLYYDNGAQASQVDIRWGNQSGSINWTHLFSADLFTKFNFTGSHYFSLLKFGLGASSFSFDNQIYDYSLHGDLEYISSASNVLKTGIQLSKYNFLLKISAGDNPPNANIDQRPWYYAGYVSDEWKATDRLALTPGLRVDGISTRNDVGIDPRISARYIVNPDLTIKGSYGIYHQYLDLASNPLFSAFDLWMPVDSTQAPQRAEQYVLGFSTVPFEDFTLEVETYYKNMTNLVELKPNIITGSKLSDVFFVGNGWSYGFEIFLQKQIGDWTGWIGYSLAYTRRKFPAIDNNAPFAPTYDRRNDLNIVGSYHINDRWTVGATFVYATGQPYSQTTALYEAYEPDYGGKLIPISGSKNGLRLEPYHRLDLSATYSFGFFSDKKNAQFDIDIYNVYNHRNVWFRRINTDTDPATSEDVRLLPILPTFGLTVKF, from the coding sequence ATGAAACGGATACTTCTACTGGCAACACTCGCGCTACTCACCCTGGCGACGACAGCATTTGCAGCACCGACCGAGCCTGTTCGCAGCGCAATCGTCGTGCCACCCGATTCTGCTTCGGCATTACTTTCCGGCTTCGTGAAGGACTCGGCAAGCGGCGAGACGATCATCGGCGCTACCGTTCGCGTGCGGGCGCTCAAGCGAGGCGCTATCACGAACAAGAGCGGGTATTATGCACTCTACCTGCCGCCGGACGAGGACTTGCTCCTCGAAGTCACGTCGCTAAGCTACAAAAAGTACTCACAACGCATCCGACTGTCGGACGGCGAAAAACGCACGCTCAACATCTTGCTCGCGCCCGAAAGCTTGCAGGGCAGTGAGGTGGTTGTCGAGACCGACCGATTCAAGGATCGACGCGAATCGCCGCAAGTCTCGACCGTCGCGATCCGCCCGCAGGAAGTTGCCGGTCTGCCGAAAGCAGGCGAAGCGGATATCTTCCGCATCCTACAGCTCATGCCCGGTGTGCAGACGGTGAGCGAGATCTCAGCCGGCCTCTATATCCGAGGCGGTTCGCCGGACCAAAACCTCATCCTGCTCGATGGCAGCACCCTCTATAACCCAAACCACTTTTTCGGTTTCTTCTCGACGTTCAATCCTGATGCGATCAAAGATGTCGAGCTGATCAAAGGCGGCTTTCCAGCACAGTACGGCGGAAGACTTTCTGCGGTGCTCAGTGTCACGAACAACGACGGCGACCTTTACAACACGCACGGCACGGCGTATCTCGGCCTCATCTCAAGCCGAGCGTCGATCGAAACACCGGTCGGCAACGGCGCGATGACGTTCTCGGCCAGACGTACCTATCTCGATGCCATTCTCGGCGCAACGGGGCTGCGCGAAAGCCTGGACTTGCCGAATTACTATTTCTACGACCTCAACGGCAAGTTCGTGCAGTCGCTCGGAGATAATGACAAGATCGCCGTCTCCGGCTATGGCGGACTCGACAAATTGTATTATGATAACGGAGCACAAGCGTCACAAGTAGACATCCGCTGGGGCAACCAGTCGGGGTCGATCAACTGGACACACTTGTTCTCTGCCGATCTTTTTACGAAGTTCAACTTTACCGGGAGCCATTATTTTTCCCTGCTCAAATTCGGGCTCGGAGCCTCATCATTCTCCTTCGACAACCAGATCTACGATTACTCGCTGCACGGCGATCTCGAGTACATTTCCTCTGCTTCCAACGTGCTCAAGACCGGCATTCAGCTATCGAAGTATAACTTCCTGCTGAAAATCAGCGCCGGCGACAATCCCCCGAACGCGAATATCGATCAACGTCCGTGGTATTATGCAGGATACGTCTCGGACGAATGGAAAGCGACCGACCGCCTCGCACTGACGCCCGGTCTGCGTGTGGACGGTATTTCCACCCGCAACGATGTCGGCATCGATCCGCGCATCAGTGCCCGCTATATCGTCAATCCGGACCTGACGATTAAAGGCAGCTACGGCATCTATCACCAATATCTCGATCTCGCATCGAACCCGCTGTTCTCTGCATTCGATCTGTGGATGCCGGTCGATAGCACACAGGCACCGCAGCGGGCCGAACAGTACGTCCTCGGATTCTCGACCGTGCCGTTCGAAGATTTCACACTCGAGGTCGAGACGTACTATAAGAACATGACAAACCTCGTCGAGTTGAAGCCGAATATTATTACTGGCAGCAAACTCAGCGACGTGTTCTTCGTCGGCAACGGGTGGTCGTATGGTTTCGAGATCTTCCTGCAAAAGCAGATTGGCGATTGGACCGGTTGGATCGGCTATTCGCTCGCATACACACGCCGCAAATTTCCGGCCATCGATAACAACGCTCCCTTTGCACCGACATACGATCGGCGCAACGATCTGAACATTGTCGGCAGCTACCACATCAACGACCGCTGGACCGTCGGCGCAACGTTTGTGTATGCGACCGGCCAGCCCTACTCGCAGACTACCGCGCTCTATGAGGCATACGAGCCGGATTACGGCGGAAAGTTGATCCCGATCAGCGGCTCGAAAAACGGACTGCGCCTTGAGCCATATCATCGCCTGGATCTCTCGGCAACCTACAGCTTCGGTTTCTTCAGCGACAAGAAGAACGCGCAGTTCGACATCGATATCTATAATGTCTACAACCACCGTAACGTGTGGTTCCGACGCATCAATACCGATACCGATCCGGCAACGAGCGAGGACGTTCGCTTACTGCCGATCCTTCCCACATTCGGTCTCACCGTAAAATTTTAA
- a CDS encoding DUF4249 family protein — MKKSLITLLLAAAAFAGCDGAIESQYAPQIVIQGFIYPGEGIDSVILHWTTEYTKPFSDSASAIRGASVTVTVDGTDYSLSEIPNRPGRYSLPKSALTVEGGKTYFLKVTAGGQTATSATIVPMPIQITNRETAFPTDRILILDTTNATNFNFTLKGGPVDEPNRKYMLQITALDTTFGKINTGVQGPPVDTNAYVRYGFIQTAPNMQIYSRLFGWFGPNRITLLAMDTNWVDYKRAIGYGAETIIPYQPSLNHIDGGIGCWGSAARDTITVFVKPKQ, encoded by the coding sequence ATGAAGAAATCACTCATTACTCTGCTCCTTGCCGCTGCTGCATTCGCCGGTTGTGACGGCGCGATCGAATCGCAATATGCCCCTCAGATCGTGATCCAAGGGTTCATCTATCCCGGCGAAGGGATCGATTCGGTGATCCTGCACTGGACGACCGAATACACCAAACCCTTCAGCGATTCTGCTTCTGCGATTCGTGGTGCAAGCGTGACGGTCACGGTCGATGGCACCGACTATTCGCTGTCGGAAATCCCGAACCGTCCCGGTCGCTATTCGCTGCCGAAATCAGCACTCACCGTCGAAGGCGGGAAAACGTATTTCCTCAAAGTGACAGCCGGCGGACAGACTGCGACCAGTGCGACGATCGTCCCGATGCCGATCCAGATCACCAATCGCGAGACTGCGTTTCCGACAGATCGCATCCTGATCCTCGATACGACCAATGCGACGAACTTCAACTTTACGTTGAAGGGTGGTCCCGTCGACGAGCCGAATCGGAAATACATGCTTCAGATCACGGCGCTCGATACGACATTCGGGAAGATCAATACCGGCGTGCAAGGCCCACCGGTGGATACGAATGCATACGTCCGCTACGGCTTTATTCAGACGGCGCCGAACATGCAGATCTATTCTCGCTTGTTCGGCTGGTTCGGCCCGAATCGCATCACGCTCTTAGCGATGGACACCAACTGGGTCGATTACAAGCGCGCCATCGGTTATGGCGCCGAGACGATCATCCCCTATCAGCCGTCGCTTAATCACATCGATGGCGGCATCGGCTGCTGGGGCAGCGCTGCGCGCGATACGATCACCGTGTTCGTCAAGCCGAAGCAATAA
- a CDS encoding HU family DNA-binding protein: MNKAELIDAVAKASGLSKADSDRALGAIVETITKTLKKGGAVSLVGFGTFKVSKRSARTGRNPQTGATIKIAARKVPRFAAGKGLKDAIK, from the coding sequence ATGAACAAAGCAGAACTCATTGATGCCGTGGCGAAAGCGTCGGGACTTTCGAAAGCAGATTCCGACCGCGCGCTTGGAGCCATCGTTGAAACCATCACCAAGACGCTCAAGAAGGGCGGCGCGGTGTCGCTTGTCGGATTCGGCACGTTCAAGGTGTCGAAGCGTTCGGCTCGTACGGGCCGCAACCCGCAGACCGGTGCAACGATCAAGATCGCAGCACGCAAGGTTCCCCGCTTCGCTGCCGGTAAGGGCCTCAAGGACGCTATCAAGTAA
- a CDS encoding PD40 domain-containing protein, with the protein MTTHVRIVAASVSILLVGLLAACSSQVPALHETPCYVPTIECKPGQYSGVGLDTANVQSDGYRYHIDLLPSPVNSDFNDNAIVFLDQSHAAISAERTSRGAGRQPKRDADSIYEHQRLLLSTFGGDLQFSPLREVQGTDSLETVGACWYSVADGLLYFTAKAPNDDADDYDLYTARISVAGDIATLDDIKRLSSVDQPNAFDGQPTVSPNGLTLVFTSDRLGGYGGTDLWMSRRASVSVVWPEPTALPGPVNSECDEITPSFSRDGKNLFFASDGHATVGGYDLFSTTTDWKNVRNLGAPVNSQADEVFPYELSDSQFFYSSSQKADFKGMNLFEVRRTKIDRQVASADPRQLPDSIKLHGHVLLPKLDRSGSPEVFVRDVARDTEIARKPTDTTGAYAFTVQNGRQYDVGADVQDKFYDVHRVDLRHEAEPVVEVPPLSVPDTLVLRINFPFDDDAHPYDFVYDDGGKRSDTKWQTSLDLLAHSIKSSSSSLNRVLLYGHTDSLGTDEYNRALAMRRATFIARELEKRGIAAKLLVIASKGRTSPVARREGEDDETYRLRCRRVEFVKVFGKETTR; encoded by the coding sequence ATGACCACCCACGTTCGCATCGTCGCAGCTTCGGTTTCGATCCTCTTGGTCGGGCTGCTTGCCGCATGCTCGTCACAAGTGCCGGCGCTGCACGAGACTCCGTGTTACGTGCCGACGATCGAGTGCAAACCCGGCCAATACAGCGGGGTGGGGCTCGATACGGCGAACGTACAGAGCGACGGGTATCGGTATCACATCGATCTGCTGCCGTCTCCGGTCAATTCCGATTTCAACGACAACGCGATCGTCTTCCTCGACCAATCGCATGCGGCGATCAGCGCAGAACGTACGTCGCGCGGAGCAGGCCGCCAGCCGAAACGCGATGCCGATTCGATCTACGAACATCAACGCCTCCTGCTCTCGACGTTCGGGGGTGATCTGCAGTTCTCGCCGCTTCGTGAAGTGCAAGGGACCGATTCGTTGGAGACTGTCGGCGCATGCTGGTACAGCGTGGCCGATGGACTGCTCTACTTTACCGCGAAAGCTCCGAATGACGATGCCGACGATTACGATCTCTATACTGCGCGCATTTCGGTTGCCGGAGATATTGCGACGCTTGACGATATCAAACGACTTTCTTCGGTCGATCAGCCGAATGCCTTCGACGGGCAGCCAACCGTTTCGCCGAATGGTTTAACACTGGTCTTTACTTCGGATCGCCTCGGCGGATACGGCGGCACCGATCTGTGGATGAGCCGCCGTGCTTCGGTCTCCGTGGTGTGGCCCGAGCCGACCGCGCTGCCCGGCCCCGTGAATTCCGAGTGTGATGAGATCACCCCTTCATTTTCGCGCGACGGGAAAAACCTTTTCTTTGCGTCGGATGGCCATGCAACCGTCGGCGGCTACGATCTCTTTAGTACAACGACCGACTGGAAGAATGTTCGCAATCTCGGAGCGCCTGTCAACTCGCAAGCCGACGAAGTCTTTCCCTACGAGTTGAGCGACTCGCAGTTCTTCTATAGTTCAAGTCAGAAGGCAGACTTTAAAGGGATGAATCTCTTCGAGGTTCGACGCACGAAGATTGATCGTCAGGTTGCCTCAGCAGATCCGCGGCAGCTTCCCGATTCGATCAAACTGCACGGGCACGTACTCCTTCCGAAGCTCGACCGCAGCGGTTCGCCGGAAGTATTTGTCCGCGATGTCGCACGCGATACCGAGATTGCGCGAAAACCGACCGATACTACAGGCGCATACGCATTTACAGTACAGAACGGTCGGCAATACGATGTCGGCGCGGACGTACAGGACAAGTTCTACGATGTGCACCGTGTCGATCTTCGTCACGAAGCGGAGCCTGTTGTAGAGGTGCCGCCGCTATCGGTCCCCGACACGCTTGTACTGCGGATCAATTTCCCGTTCGATGACGATGCGCATCCGTACGATTTCGTCTATGACGACGGAGGGAAACGCTCGGACACAAAGTGGCAGACATCGCTCGATCTGTTGGCACATTCGATCAAGTCGAGCTCGTCATCGTTGAACCGTGTGTTGCTCTATGGTCATACCGATTCGCTCGGGACAGATGAATACAACCGGGCGCTGGCGATGCGCCGTGCAACCTTCATCGCACGAGAACTCGAGAAGCGGGGGATCGCCGCCAAATTATTAGTGATCGCCTCGAAAGGCCGCACGTCGCCGGTTGCACGGCGCGAAGGGGAGGATGACGAGACGTACCGTCTGCGGTGCCGGCGCGTGGAATTTGTCAAAGTGTTTGGGAAGGAGACTACTCGATGA